The following proteins are encoded in a genomic region of Dokdonia donghaensis DSW-1:
- a CDS encoding ExbD/TolR family protein: MNLRGRNKVSPEFSMSSMTDIVFLLLVFFLLTSPAITPDALDLILPKAKGKTSNKQNLSVSITKDLDYYVNKERVTENSIEGFINSELAGVEEPTIILRAEEGVPIENAVKIMDIANRNKYKIVLAVRPN, encoded by the coding sequence ATGAATCTGCGCGGAAGAAATAAAGTGAGCCCAGAGTTCAGTATGAGTAGTATGACAGACATTGTCTTTTTACTACTTGTATTCTTTCTGTTAACCTCACCAGCTATCACGCCAGATGCCCTAGATCTTATCTTGCCTAAAGCAAAAGGAAAAACCAGTAACAAGCAAAACCTATCTGTAAGTATCACAAAAGACCTTGACTATTATGTAAACAAGGAGCGTGTGACAGAAAACAGTATAGAAGGCTTTATCAATAGCGAGCTAGCCGGAGTAGAAGAACCTACCATTATACTAAGAGCAGAAGAAGGAGTGCCTATAGAAAATGCTGTAAAGATTATGGATATCGCAAACCGTAATAAGTATAAAATTGTACTAGCGGTAAGGCCTAACTAA
- a CDS encoding GIY-YIG nuclease family protein, giving the protein MNYYVYILFSPHLNRYYIGSTNNVENRLKKHLSSSKGFTSKAKDWEIKYTETFTTRSEAVQRELQIKKWKSRVMIEKLIKGDL; this is encoded by the coding sequence ATGAATTACTACGTTTACATATTATTCTCGCCGCATCTCAATCGCTATTACATCGGCTCTACAAATAATGTCGAGAATCGACTCAAGAAACATTTGTCAAGTAGTAAGGGATTTACTTCAAAAGCTAAAGATTGGGAAATAAAGTACACAGAGACTTTTACGACTAGGAGTGAAGCTGTGCAACGCGAGTTGCAAATTAAAAAATGGAAAAGTAGGGTTATGATTGAGAAGCTTATTAAAGGAGATTTATAG
- a CDS encoding ABC transporter ATP-binding protein: MILSLKNVSKTYPNGVKALDNVTIDIKAGMFGLLGPNGAGKSSLMRTIATLQEPDTGEIDFNGLDILNNKIEFRKTLGYLPQEFGVYPKMSASDLLHYFASLKGITNKAERTAIVDKALEVTNLSDVRNKHVAGYSGGMKQRFGIAQLLLNNPKLIIVDEPTAGLDPAERHRFLNVLREIGTNHIVIFSTHIVDDVKELCTDMAILNGGKILSQSTPKELVQSLEGHIWKTTTSREGVEVLQNSHNVISSSFNDSNDLDVRVYSESMPGEGFEPVAATLEDVYFTTLNKNQSQTVA, translated from the coding sequence ATGATTTTAAGTTTAAAGAATGTCTCAAAAACGTACCCTAACGGTGTAAAAGCCCTTGATAATGTAACCATAGATATAAAGGCAGGAATGTTTGGTCTACTAGGACCTAACGGGGCAGGAAAGTCTTCTCTTATGAGAACTATTGCAACATTACAAGAGCCAGATACAGGTGAGATAGACTTTAATGGACTTGATATACTTAACAACAAAATTGAATTTAGAAAAACACTTGGGTACTTACCTCAGGAGTTTGGAGTATACCCTAAAATGAGTGCCAGTGACTTGCTACATTATTTTGCAAGCCTAAAAGGAATTACAAATAAAGCGGAGCGTACAGCTATTGTAGATAAAGCGCTTGAGGTGACTAACCTAAGTGATGTGCGCAATAAACACGTAGCAGGATATTCTGGAGGGATGAAGCAACGCTTTGGTATCGCCCAGTTATTACTTAATAATCCAAAACTAATTATTGTAGATGAGCCTACAGCAGGTCTTGATCCAGCAGAGCGTCATAGATTTTTAAATGTATTACGTGAGATAGGGACAAACCACATTGTTATATTTTCAACACACATTGTAGATGATGTAAAAGAATTATGTACAGATATGGCAATTCTTAATGGAGGTAAAATCTTATCGCAAAGCACTCCAAAGGAATTAGTGCAAAGCCTAGAGGGACATATCTGGAAAACTACAACCTCTAGAGAAGGTGTAGAAGTATTACAGAATAGCCATAATGTAATATCATCTAGCTTTAATGATTCAAACGATCTAGATGTGCGAGTTTATAGCGAGAGTATGCCAGGAGAAGGTTTTGAACCAGTAGCTGCCACACTAGAAGACGTGTATTTTACAACACTCAATAAGAATCAATCTCAAACGGTAGCATAG
- a CDS encoding GIY-YIG nuclease family protein, protein MNYYVYILFSPHLNRYYIGSTNDVENRLKKHLSSSKGFTSKAKDWEIKYTETFTTRSEAVQRELQIKKWKSRVMIEKLIKGDL, encoded by the coding sequence ATGAATTACTACGTTTACATATTATTCTCGCCGCATCTCAATCGCTATTACATCGGCTCTACAAATGATGTCGAGAATCGACTCAAGAAACATTTGTCAAGTAGTAAGGGATTTACTTCAAAAGCTAAAGATTGGGAAATAAAGTACACAGAGACTTTTACGACTAGGAGTGAAGCTGTGCAACGCGAGCTGCAAATTAAAAAATGGAAAAGTAGGGTTATGATTGAGAAGCTTATTAAAGGAGATTTATAG
- a CDS encoding GIY-YIG nuclease family protein, with protein sequence MGAFFVFMNFYIYILFSPHLNRYYIGSTNDVENRLKKHLSSSKGFTSKAKDWEAKYTRSFATRAEAVQRELQIKKWKSRVMIEKLIKGDL encoded by the coding sequence ATGGGGGCCTTTTTTGTTTTTATGAATTTCTACATTTACATATTATTCTCGCCGCATCTTAATCGATATTACATCGGCTCTACAAATGATGTCGAGAATCGACTCAAGAAACATTTGTCAAGTAGTAAGGGATTTACTTCAAAAGCTAAAGATTGGGAAGCCAAGTACACGAGGAGCTTTGCGACTAGGGCAGAAGCCGTACAACGCGAGCTGCAAATTAAAAAATGGAAAAGTAGGGTTATGATTGAGAAGCTTATCAAAGGAGATTTATAG
- a CDS encoding bifunctional folylpolyglutamate synthase/dihydrofolate synthase, whose product MTYQETLDWLFNQLPMYQRKGAAAYKADLSNINLLAAHLGNPHTAFKTVHVAGTNGKGSTSHMMASVLQEAGYKVGLYTSPHLKDFRERIKINGELCSKQFVMGFVKKHKAFFEEHQLSFFEMTVGMAFSYFASKEVDIAIIEVGLGGRLDATNIITPVLSVITNIGMDHTQFLGDTIPLIAAEKAGIIKENVPVVIGEYNEETEEVFSTLSRKRNAPLHKAYDFDLMPMQSDLVGDYQKNNIRTVQVAFSVLQGASFHVGIQHIAKGLKNVVKNTGLQGRWQILQEEPKVICDTGHNKEGLTYVMNQLGQERYKNLHIVLGVVSDKDLESILPLFPGYASYYFCKPAVPRGMEVQHLKKEAEGLGLKGKAYPSVAEAFKAAKKVAGTSDLIFIGGSTFVVAEII is encoded by the coding sequence ATGACATATCAAGAAACCTTAGACTGGCTTTTTAACCAGCTACCTATGTATCAACGTAAGGGAGCTGCTGCATACAAGGCAGACCTAAGTAACATAAATCTTCTAGCAGCACATCTAGGCAATCCCCATACCGCATTTAAAACCGTTCACGTAGCAGGCACAAACGGTAAAGGATCTACTAGTCATATGATGGCATCTGTTTTACAAGAAGCAGGTTATAAAGTGGGACTATATACCTCACCACATCTCAAAGACTTTAGAGAGCGCATAAAAATAAACGGTGAGCTTTGTAGCAAGCAGTTTGTAATGGGGTTTGTAAAAAAGCACAAAGCCTTTTTTGAAGAGCATCAACTATCATTTTTTGAAATGACTGTAGGTATGGCCTTCTCTTATTTTGCATCAAAAGAAGTAGATATTGCGATCATAGAGGTAGGCTTAGGAGGTAGGCTAGATGCTACAAATATTATTACGCCTGTACTTTCGGTTATTACGAATATTGGTATGGATCACACGCAGTTTTTGGGTGATACCATCCCGCTTATAGCTGCAGAGAAAGCAGGTATTATTAAAGAGAATGTACCGGTTGTCATAGGTGAGTATAATGAAGAGACAGAGGAGGTTTTTAGTACGCTTTCGCGAAAGCGTAATGCACCCCTCCACAAAGCCTATGATTTTGATTTAATGCCTATGCAATCTGACCTAGTGGGAGATTATCAAAAAAACAACATACGTACTGTTCAAGTTGCGTTTTCTGTGTTGCAAGGAGCTAGTTTTCACGTAGGGATACAGCATATCGCAAAGGGATTAAAGAACGTTGTGAAAAATACGGGCCTCCAGGGAAGATGGCAAATATTACAAGAGGAGCCAAAGGTGATTTGCGATACTGGGCACAATAAGGAAGGGCTCACTTATGTGATGAATCAATTAGGTCAGGAGCGTTACAAGAATTTACATATTGTACTTGGCGTAGTTTCAGATAAGGATTTAGAGAGCATTTTACCATTATTTCCGGGATATGCCTCTTATTACTTTTGTAAACCTGCCGTACCAAGAGGAATGGAAGTACAACACTTAAAAAAGGAAGCAGAAGGCTTAGGACTTAAGGGCAAAGCATATCCTAGTGTAGCAGAGGCTTTTAAGGCAGCAAAAAAGGTTGCAGGAACCAGTGATCTTATTTTTATAGGCGGAAGCACCTTTGTTGTAGCAGAAATAATTTAA